A region from the Arachis ipaensis cultivar K30076 chromosome B01, Araip1.1, whole genome shotgun sequence genome encodes:
- the LOC107640653 gene encoding HSP-interacting protein: protein MGKKKKQVGETSEDGGNQGQDQGQVGESSSTNEYESDPASSISMSQELKDEGNKLFQRRDLRGALVKYEKALKLLPRNHADVSYLRSNMAACYMQMGRSQYPRAIRECDLALEVTPRYSKALLKRARCYEALNRLDLALKDVNAVVETDPNNATALEISEKVKIALEKKGLRVNGSVIELPPDYVEPINVVPQENVVKEKGRKKKSNKQEEKAPDNKIVEKQDKKESAEDKADDIVVEKKTNKSKKKKAKDKVEEKKDDIKEVIEVKSNDRTDDLPKKAVKFVFGEDIRCAQLPAHCSFLQLRETIYDRFPGLGPILVKYRDHEGDLVTITCDDELRWAETGSESSIRLYIIAAAPEQDQFFERLKVKVGKKAVVVDVPDESCEVKPKKIVGSSCIEDWIVQFAKLFKNHLGFESERYPDFHDLGMKFYSEALEETVTCNEAQDLFNMAGDKFQEMSALALFHWGNVLASRARKKVYLTDDFSKENICERILSCYEWAKGEFSDAGEKYVAAIKIKPDFYEAFLALGQQQFEQAKLSWYHALSSNVDLQTWSSTEVLQLYNDAEDNIEKGMQIFEASGGKKYLSKAFSSKNARRHLQYMGLHVLAKNISSEEVATQQANMKALINLLWGTMLYERSIVEFKIGSPSWNETLGVAAEKFELAGASSSDISSTLKDHCSNNAAADGPGFNIDIIVQAWSDINETKRWKRVIPSFRLEPLLRRRASNLDQASELP from the exons ATggggaagaaaaagaagcaagtaGGAGAAACAAGTGAAGATGGTGGAAATCAAGGTCAGGATCAAGGGCAAGTGGGAGAGAGCAGCAGCACCAACGAATATGAGAGTGATCCTGCCTCATCTATATCCATGTCTCAGGAGTTGAAGGATGAGGGGAACAAACTGTTCCAAAGGAGGGACCTTAGAGGGGCATTGGTGAAATATGAGAAAGCTCTCAAATTGTTACCAAGGAATCATGCAGATGTGTCATATCTGAGGAGTAACATGGCTGCATGCTACATGCAGATGGGACGCAGCCAGTACCCGAGGGCGATTCGTGAATGCGATTTGGCTCTTGAGGTAACACCAAGATATAGCAAAGCTCTGTTGAAGAGGGCAAGGTGTTATGAGGCTTTAAATAGGCTGGATTTAGCTCTGAAGGATGTTAATGCTGTTGTGGAGACGGATCCAAATAATGCCACGGCGTTGGAGATCTCGGAAAAGGTGAAAATTGCACTTGAGAAGAAAGGGTTAAGAGTAAATGGTTCAGTAATTGAATTGCCTCCAGACTATGTTGAACCGATTAATGTTGTGCCGCAAGAAAACGTGGTGAAAGAGAAGGGGCGCAAGAAAAAGAGCAATAAACAGGAGGAGAAGGCTCCTGATAACAAAATTGTAGAAAAGCAAGACAAGAAGGAATCTGCAGAGGATAAGGCTGATGACATTGTTGTTGAGAAGAAGACAAACAAATCCAAAAAGAAGAAGGCTAAGGACAAAGTTGAGGAGAAGAAGGATGACATTAAGGAGGTTATAGAGGTGAAAAGTAATGATAGAACAGATGATCTACCCAAGAAAGCAGTAAAATTTGTTTTTGGCGAGGATATAAGATGCGCTCAACTACCTGCTCATTGCAGCTTCTTGCAGCTAAGAGAAACTATTTATGATCGGTTCCCAGGCCTAGGACCCATTCTTGTCAAATACAGGGACCATGAAGGTGATTTGGTTACAATCACTTGTGATGATGAGTTAAGATGGGCTGAAACAGGATCCGAGAGTTCTATCCGGTTGTATATAATAGCAGCTGCTCCTGAGCAGGATCAATTCTTTGAAAGGCTCAAAGTAAAGGTGGGGAAAAAGGCTGTTGTGGTTGATGTACCTGATGAAAGTTGTGAGGTAAAACCAAAGAAAATTGTTGGCTCATCTTGCATTGAGGATTGGATAGTTCAATTTGCCAAGCTATTCAAGAACCATCTTGGATTTGAATCTGAAAGATATCCAGATTTTCATGACCTTGGGATGAAATTCTATTCTGAGGCTTTGGAGGAGACTGTTACATGTAATGAAGCACAAGACTTATTTAACATGGCAGGAGATAAGTTCCAAGAGATGAGTGCTCTAGCATTGTTCCACTGGGGAAATGTGCTTGCATCAAGGGCAAGGAAGAAAGTATATTTAACAGATGATTTTTCTAAAGAGAACATATGCGAACGAATCCTGAGCTGTTATGAATGGGCAAAGGGAGAATTTTCCGATGCGGGAGAAAAATATGTAGCTGCCATTAAAATCAAGCCGGATTTTTATGAAGCATTCCTAGCACTAGGGCAGCAGCAGTTTGAGCAAGCAAAACTTTCTTGGTATCATGCTCTCAGTAGTAATGTCGATCTACAGACATGGTCATCCACCGAGGTTCTTCAGCTTTACAACGATGCTGAGGATAATATAGAGAAAGGAATGCAGATATTTGAAGCATCAGGAGGGAAGAAATACTTGAGTAAAGCCTTTAGTTCAAAGAATGCAAGAAGACATCTACAATACATGGGGTTGCATGTACTTGCCAAAAATATATCCTCAGAGGAAGTTGCTACACAGCAGGCAAATATGAAAGCTCTAATTAATCTTCTATGGGGTACCATGCTATATGAACGCTCCATTGTGGAATTCAAAATAGGTTCACCATCATGGAATGAAACACTGGGAGTAGCAGCTGAGAAGTTTGAACTTGCTGGAGCTTCTTCATCAGATATATCTTCGACGTTGAAGGATCACTGTTCAAATAATGCTGCAGCAGATG GTCCAGGATTCAACATTGATATAATAGTACAGGCATGGAGTGATATAAATGAAACTAAAAGGTGGAAGCGTGTAATTCCGTCATTTCGTTTGGAACCCTTGCTTAGAAGGCGAGCTTCAAACCTTGATCAAGCATCTGAGCTTCCATGA